The following proteins come from a genomic window of Dromaius novaehollandiae isolate bDroNov1 chromosome 19, bDroNov1.hap1, whole genome shotgun sequence:
- the FZD9 gene encoding frizzled-9 has translation MAALRLRLALSLLWQLAAAGRGLEIGAYDAERGRAARCQPIDIPMCQGIGYNLTRMPNFMGHENQREAALKLHEFAPLVEYGCHVHLRFFLCSLYAPMCTDQVSTSIHACRPMCEQARHKCVPIMEQFNFGWPESLDCGKLPTKNDPNALCMEAPENASAGEPHKGQGMLPVAPRPWPAGAAEGRGPNGLGACDNPEKFQYVEKSLSCAPKCSPGVDVYWSREDKDFAFIWMAVWSTLCFVSTAFTVLTFLLDPHRFQYPERPIIFLSMCYNVYSVAFIIRSVAGAENIACDRENGELYIIQEGLESTGCTIVFLILYYFGMASSLWWVILTLTWFLAAGKKWGHEAIEAHSSYFHMAAWGIPAMKTIVILTMRKVAGDELTGLCYVGSMDVSALTGFVLIPLSCYLVIGTSFILTGFVALFHIRKIMKTGGTNTEKLEKLMVKIGVFSILYTVPATCVIVCYFYERLNMDYWNLRALERGCVPLPGRRAANCSLEASVPTVAVFMLKIFMSLVVGITSGVWVWSSKTLQTWQSLCNRKLGMRTRGKPCSGVTCSGVHCHYKAPTVMLHMTKTDPYLDNPTHV, from the coding sequence aTGGCCGCGCTGCGCCTGCGGCTCGCCCTCTCGCTGCTGTGgcagctggcggcggcgggccgcggcctgGAGATCGGCGCCTACGAcgcggagcgcggccgggcggcgcgctGCCAGCCCATCGACATCCCCATGTGCCAGGGCATCGGCTACAACCTCACCCGCATGCCCAACTTCATGGGCCACGAGAACCAGCGCGAGGCCGCCCTCAAGCTGCACGAGTTCGCCCCGCTGGTGGAGTACGGCTGCCACGTCCACCTGCGCTTCTTCCTCTGCTCCCTCTACGCGCCCATGTGCACCGACCAGGTGAGCACCAGCATCCACGCCTGCCGCCCCATGTGCGAGCAGGCCCGCCACAAGTGCGTCCCCATCATGGAGCAGTTCAACTTCGGCTGGCCGGAGTCGCTCGACTGCGGCAAGCTGCCCACCAAGAACGACCCCAACGCTCTGTGCATGGAGGCCCCCGAGAACGCCTCGGCCGGCGAGCCCCACAAGGGCCAGGGCATGCTGCCCGTGGCGCCCCGGCCCTggccggcgggcgccgccgaGGGTCGGGGACCCAACGGCCTGGGGGCCTGCGACAACCCCGAGAAGTTCCAGTACGTGGAGAAGAGCCTCTCCTGTGCACCCAAGTGCTCCCCCGGGGTGGACGTCTACTGGTCCCGGGAAGACAAAGACTTTGCCTTCATCTGGATGGCCGTGTGGTCGACCCTGTGCTTCGTCTCCACCGCCTTCACGGTGCTCACCTTCCTGCTCGACCCGCATCGCTTCCAGTACCCGGAGAGACCCATCATTTTCCTCTCCATGTGCTACAACGTTTACTCTGTGGCCTTCATCATCCGCTCGGTGGCAGGGGCCGAGAACATCGCCTGTGACCGGGAGAACGGGGAGTTGTATATCATCCAGGAGGGGCTGGAGAGCACGGGCTGCACCATCGTGTTCCTCATCCTCTACTACTTTGGCATGGCCAGCTCGCTCTGGTGGGTTATCCTGACTCTCACTTGGTTCCTAGCTGCTGGGAAGAAGTGGGGACATGAGGCTATTGAAGCCCACAGCAGCTACTTCCACATGGCCGCCTGGGGCATCCCAGCCATGAAGACCATTGTCATCCTCACCATGAGGAAGGTGGCAGGGGACGAGCTCACGGGGCTGTGCTATGTGGGGAGCATGGATGTCAGCGCCCTGACTGGCTTCGTCCTCATCCCGCTCTCCTGCTACCTGGTCATCGGCACCTCCTTCATCCTTACGGGCTTCGTTGCCCTCTTCCACATCCGGAAGATCATGAAGACGGGAGGCACCAATACAGAGAAGCTGGAGAAGCTGATGGTGAAGATCGGGGTCTTCTCTATTCTCTACACTGTCCCGGCCACCTGTGTCATCGTCTGCTACTTCTACGAGCGGCTGAACATGGATTACTGGAACCTCAGGGCCCTGGAGCGTGGCTGCGTGCCCCTGCCTGGCAGGCGCGCCGCCAACTGCTCCTTGGAGGCCTCGGTGCCCACGGTGGCTGTCTTTATGCTAAAGATTTTCATGTCCCTGGTGGTGGGTATCACCAGCGGAGTGTGGGTCTGGAGCTCCAAGACGCTGCAGACCTGGCAGAGCCTGTGCAACAGAAAGCTGGGCATGAGGACTAGGGGGAAGCCGTGCAGCGGGGTCACCTGCAGCGGAGTGCACTGTCACTACAAAGCCCCCACGGTCATGCTGCATATGACCAAAACAGACCCTTATCTGGACAACCCGACGCACGTCTAG